One window from the genome of Streptomyces sp. WZ-12 encodes:
- a CDS encoding replication-relaxation family protein → MPSLPRPASGPGSRYTARVAATRPRPQHHRTNIAALSHFLTDRDIWLARMLHEHRVLTTHQIARLAYTSLRSAQRRLRTLHQYTVLDSFRPLTVTGSAPEHYTLGPAGAALIAAHAGVETTSLGWRPTHTGRIAYSPSLGHDLGVNELLTHLAARARTTPTTGLPLWLSERSAARRWGDLIRPDAYAHYRDGQYLLPFFLEYDTGSQPLARVEAKLTGYAAFTTATNTRPALLIHTRTQSRDQALRRRLTDPARDLKLHVATSSADFTTTNPWGPWWAPLEPGTQRTTLTDLAARWTGLSPASGLEPTDADTTLTIPVPPLPPTHRTVGP, encoded by the coding sequence ATGCCCTCGCTCCCTCGCCCTGCCTCCGGCCCCGGCTCCCGCTACACCGCCCGCGTCGCCGCCACTCGGCCCCGACCGCAGCATCACCGCACGAATATCGCAGCGCTATCTCACTTCCTCACCGACCGCGACATCTGGCTGGCCCGCATGCTCCACGAGCACCGCGTCCTGACCACCCATCAGATCGCCCGCCTCGCCTACACCTCACTCCGCTCCGCCCAACGCCGCCTGCGGACCCTCCACCAGTACACGGTCCTCGACTCCTTCCGCCCCCTGACCGTTACCGGCTCCGCCCCCGAGCACTACACCCTCGGCCCTGCCGGAGCCGCCCTGATCGCGGCCCACGCCGGAGTCGAGACGACAAGCCTCGGCTGGCGCCCCACCCACACCGGCCGCATCGCCTACTCCCCGTCCCTCGGCCACGACCTCGGCGTCAACGAACTCCTCACCCACCTTGCAGCCCGCGCCCGCACCACGCCCACCACCGGGCTGCCACTCTGGCTGTCCGAACGCTCCGCTGCCCGACGCTGGGGCGACCTCATCCGCCCCGACGCCTACGCCCACTACCGCGACGGCCAATACCTGCTGCCGTTCTTCCTCGAATACGACACCGGCAGCCAACCCCTCGCCCGCGTCGAAGCCAAACTCACCGGCTACGCAGCCTTCACCACCGCCACCAACACCCGCCCCGCCCTCCTCATCCACACCCGCACCCAATCCCGCGACCAAGCCCTCCGCCGCCGGCTGACCGATCCCGCCCGCGACCTCAAGCTGCATGTCGCAACCTCCTCCGCGGACTTCACGACAACCAACCCTTGGGGCCCCTGGTGGGCGCCACTCGAACCCGGCACCCAACGCACCACTCTCACCGACCTCGCAGCTCGATGGACCGGACTCAGCCCCGCCTCCGGGCTGGAGCCGACAGATGCCGACACCACCCTCACCATCCCCGTACCGCCACTCCCACCTACGCACCGCACGGTCGGGCCGTGA
- a CDS encoding helicase HerA domain-containing protein: MTAHNVLAASQPGGPLVNFLTNPNDFWTHLSRGATSWLETYVPLLIPCAVVMTTGGYVLRRRLRRWLQHQLVDGARCVEILAPPHVAPKGGEVLWAQLSGLLRPWWRRLTTGQPHLAFEYTWSHTGMRIRLWAPGTVPLGLVRRAVEAAWPGAHTRAAEPTPLLPPDHPTTAGRLRPARPAVLPLRTDHPTDPLRPLLQAATGMAEAEAACVQILARPATGSALRRARCQARRLKAGHTPARLPALTALLLHRAQPSTTGKQDPEHSTAVRQSATKLSGSQWQCALTYAATCAPDHDRAQDVARGRAHALASAFGPYADRNYLARTRLRHPQPHLNTRHFPSHTALLSVPELAALAHLPSDPDAPGLRRAGARSVLPPPQIPEPTPGNGVKPLGHSDTGARRAVGLAVADARHHLHVMGATGSGKSTLIANLVLDDVRQHRGVIVIDPKGDLITDLLARLPDTCADRLVLIDPDDPHTPPCLNVLDGRDIDVVVDNITGIFRRIFTAFWGPRTDDLMRAACLTLLKHRDRTGQLVTLADIPRLLGEPAYRLRIIPTLNDPVLRGFWAWYESMSEPSRAAVVGPVMNKLRAFLLRDFARRTIAAGPSTFDLTNILNGGILLARLPKGALGEETARLLGSFIVAGTWQAAAARARTPEHQRINATLSIDEAHNFLTLPYPLEDMLAEARGYRLSMLLAHQHLAQLPRDLREGISANARNKVFFHASPEDANTLEHHIHPALTAHDLAHLGPYQATAHLLTNGAESTAFTLTTHPLPPPVPGRATDLRTAAAGRNGPRPATRP, translated from the coding sequence GTGACGGCCCACAACGTCCTCGCCGCGAGCCAGCCAGGCGGCCCCTTGGTCAACTTCCTCACCAATCCGAACGACTTCTGGACGCACCTCAGCCGCGGAGCCACCAGCTGGCTCGAAACATATGTGCCTCTTCTCATCCCGTGCGCCGTTGTCATGACGACCGGCGGCTACGTGCTGCGACGCCGATTGCGCCGATGGCTTCAGCACCAACTCGTCGACGGTGCCCGGTGCGTGGAGATCCTGGCCCCGCCCCACGTTGCTCCCAAGGGCGGCGAGGTCCTATGGGCTCAGCTCTCCGGTTTGCTGCGCCCGTGGTGGCGCCGCCTCACCACCGGGCAACCTCACCTGGCATTCGAATACACCTGGTCCCACACCGGAATGCGCATCCGTCTGTGGGCACCCGGAACAGTTCCGTTGGGGCTGGTGCGCCGCGCGGTAGAAGCCGCCTGGCCCGGCGCCCACACCCGTGCCGCCGAACCCACCCCCCTCCTTCCGCCCGACCACCCCACCACGGCCGGACGACTACGACCGGCCCGGCCGGCTGTTCTGCCGCTACGCACCGACCACCCAACCGACCCGCTGCGCCCACTGCTGCAGGCCGCCACCGGCATGGCCGAAGCCGAAGCCGCCTGCGTACAGATCCTGGCCCGCCCTGCCACAGGCAGCGCGCTGCGCCGCGCCCGCTGCCAGGCACGCCGCCTCAAAGCCGGCCACACCCCCGCCCGGCTACCCGCCCTGACCGCCCTACTCCTACACCGCGCCCAGCCCTCCACCACTGGCAAGCAGGACCCCGAACACAGCACCGCCGTGAGGCAGTCCGCCACGAAACTCTCCGGCTCCCAGTGGCAATGCGCCCTCACCTACGCCGCCACCTGCGCACCCGATCACGACAGAGCCCAGGACGTGGCGCGAGGTCGGGCTCACGCGCTGGCGTCCGCCTTCGGCCCGTACGCCGACCGCAACTACCTCGCCCGCACCCGCCTCCGCCACCCCCAACCCCACCTCAACACAAGGCACTTCCCCTCCCACACCGCCCTGCTGTCCGTCCCGGAACTCGCCGCCCTGGCACACCTCCCGTCCGACCCCGACGCTCCCGGCCTACGGCGAGCCGGCGCCCGCTCCGTCCTCCCACCCCCGCAGATCCCCGAACCCACACCCGGCAACGGCGTCAAACCCCTGGGCCACTCCGACACCGGCGCCCGCCGCGCCGTCGGCCTCGCGGTCGCCGACGCCCGCCACCACCTCCACGTCATGGGCGCCACCGGCTCCGGCAAATCCACCCTCATCGCCAACCTCGTCCTCGACGACGTCCGCCAGCACCGCGGCGTCATCGTCATCGACCCCAAAGGCGACCTGATCACCGACCTGTTGGCCCGCCTCCCCGACACCTGCGCCGACCGCCTGGTCCTCATCGACCCCGACGACCCCCACACGCCCCCGTGCCTGAACGTCCTCGACGGCAGGGACATCGACGTCGTCGTCGACAACATCACCGGCATCTTCCGCCGCATCTTCACCGCCTTCTGGGGACCACGCACCGACGACCTCATGCGCGCCGCCTGCCTGACCCTCCTCAAACACCGCGACCGCACCGGGCAGTTGGTCACCCTCGCCGACATCCCCCGCCTCCTCGGCGAGCCCGCCTACCGCCTCCGCATCATCCCCACCCTCAACGACCCAGTCCTGCGCGGCTTCTGGGCCTGGTACGAGTCAATGTCCGAACCCTCCCGCGCCGCCGTCGTCGGCCCCGTCATGAACAAGCTCCGCGCCTTCCTCCTGCGCGACTTCGCCCGCCGCACCATCGCCGCCGGCCCCTCCACCTTCGACCTCACCAACATCCTCAACGGCGGCATCCTCCTGGCCCGCCTCCCCAAAGGCGCCCTCGGCGAAGAGACCGCCCGCCTACTCGGCTCCTTCATCGTCGCCGGCACCTGGCAAGCCGCAGCAGCCCGCGCCCGCACCCCCGAACACCAACGCATCAACGCCACCCTCAGCATCGACGAAGCCCACAACTTCCTCACCCTGCCCTACCCGTTGGAGGACATGCTCGCCGAAGCCCGCGGCTACCGCCTGTCCATGCTCCTGGCCCACCAACACCTCGCCCAACTCCCCCGCGACCTACGCGAAGGCATCTCCGCCAACGCCCGCAACAAAGTCTTCTTCCACGCCTCACCCGAAGACGCCAACACTCTCGAACACCACATCCACCCCGCCCTCACCGCCCACGACCTCGCCCACCTCGGCCCCTACCAAGCCACCGCCCACCTACTGACCAACGGCGCGGAATCCACCGCCTTCACCCTCACCACCCACCCCCTCCCACCCCCGGTCCCAGGCCGAGCCACAGACCTACGAACGGCCGCCGCCGGCCGCAACGGCCCCCGCCCTGCCACCCGCCCCTGA
- a CDS encoding helix-turn-helix domain-containing protein, whose protein sequence is MSDTTPDSNHTPHAATAPESLTGLTEAQAAVYTELAALTDPATVAELARAAGVGHSTAGKAVTTLEKRGLASRIPGGHDGPQRTPDLWHLTPDTGNATAPANTEPGPSATDALELTTNDIPVSDSHQVDDHEATVDGTTSAALAAQSVEGKSKTQPHAPTSETDDPHDTAAAEQPGPADTLTAPDVEASNPTTGRQGSDAGQSEPSQKDDHDEASGQPPAPLAVTEPPTSPVGTTATPLSEKRRLAPGALRQMVIDHLQAHPDEAFTATRISRVIEKSSGAIANALATLVGLGIAEQVSDTPRTYRVAEPTPANNSQ, encoded by the coding sequence ATGTCCGACACCACCCCTGACAGCAACCACACACCACACGCCGCGACCGCCCCAGAATCGCTGACCGGCCTGACCGAGGCACAAGCCGCGGTCTACACCGAACTGGCCGCCCTCACCGACCCCGCCACCGTCGCCGAACTCGCCCGAGCCGCAGGCGTGGGCCACTCCACCGCTGGGAAGGCCGTCACCACCTTGGAGAAGCGAGGCCTCGCTTCACGCATCCCCGGCGGCCACGACGGCCCCCAACGCACCCCCGACCTCTGGCACCTCACTCCCGACACCGGAAACGCCACGGCCCCTGCCAACACCGAACCGGGCCCCTCCGCCACCGACGCCCTGGAACTCACCACCAACGACATCCCCGTGTCCGACAGCCACCAAGTGGACGACCACGAAGCCACAGTGGATGGGACCACCTCCGCCGCCCTCGCCGCGCAGAGTGTCGAGGGCAAGAGCAAGACCCAGCCACACGCCCCGACTTCAGAAACCGACGACCCCCACGACACAGCCGCAGCTGAGCAGCCAGGGCCTGCTGACACCCTCACCGCACCTGACGTCGAGGCCTCAAACCCCACCACAGGGCGACAGGGGAGCGACGCAGGCCAGAGCGAACCGTCGCAGAAGGACGATCACGACGAGGCCAGCGGCCAACCCCCCGCGCCGCTGGCTGTCACCGAACCGCCCACGTCACCGGTAGGTACAACCGCCACTCCGCTGAGCGAGAAGCGACGACTCGCACCGGGAGCGCTGCGGCAGATGGTCATCGACCACCTCCAAGCGCACCCCGACGAGGCTTTCACCGCCACCCGGATCAGCCGCGTCATTGAGAAGTCCTCGGGCGCCATCGCCAACGCCCTCGCTACGCTGGTAGGCCTCGGAATCGCCGAGCAAGTAAGCGACACGCCACGCACATACCGCGTGGCCGAGCCCACGCCGGCCAACAACTCTCAGTAG
- a CDS encoding recombinase family protein: MTGNEPPLPWLLPAPTTVSVTATEDKRLRSELKFAFYGRVSTEDQQDPEASRQWQLRRAQSLIEPAGAAITTEYFDIGATRALPWKRRPHAADLLAALASPQRGFDAVVIGEPQRAFYGAQFGNTFPLFTHYGVPLWVPEVGGPIDADNEAHDLIMSVFGGMSKGECNRIKVRVHAAMAAQALTEGRYLGGRPPYGYRLHDLGPHPNPAKAADGKRLHGLEPDPETAPIVVRIFSEFLRGLGLFVIAESLTRDTIPSPSAYDRARNPHRDARAWAKSAVRAILTNPRYTGRQIWNRQSKFEVLLDIEDVSLGYTTAMRWNTQDKWIISKKIVHTPLIDDDTFAHAQQLLHRRAHTGAAHPVHRTRNPYLYRGRITCHACTRRMQAQWSHGNAYYRCRFPEEYALANRIHHPRNVYLQEKWITPPLDNWLITVFQPHRLNNTIDLMAAAAQPESYPAPAAAETARALIADCDAKLATHRAALEAGADPVVITKWIAETQATRARAESDLRTATHGTHPRRMTRDEIARLVRSISDLAAAIHQADPEDKAEIYHQLGLQLTYTPGHQTIHAEIAPTPHALNNDKSPRFQRNRGDLVRVRGGT, from the coding sequence GTGACCGGCAACGAACCCCCTCTGCCATGGCTCCTCCCCGCACCCACCACGGTCTCCGTAACGGCCACCGAGGACAAACGTCTGCGATCTGAGCTGAAGTTCGCCTTCTACGGACGGGTGTCCACCGAGGACCAGCAAGACCCCGAAGCCTCCCGCCAATGGCAACTTAGGCGCGCCCAGAGCCTGATCGAACCAGCCGGAGCAGCGATCACCACCGAGTATTTCGACATCGGCGCCACCCGGGCCCTGCCGTGGAAGCGGCGCCCGCACGCAGCCGACCTTCTCGCCGCGCTCGCCTCCCCGCAGCGCGGTTTCGACGCGGTGGTGATCGGTGAACCCCAGCGGGCCTTCTACGGCGCCCAGTTCGGCAACACCTTCCCCCTCTTCACCCACTACGGCGTCCCATTGTGGGTCCCAGAGGTCGGTGGCCCTATCGACGCGGACAACGAGGCCCACGACCTGATCATGTCCGTGTTCGGCGGCATGTCCAAAGGCGAATGCAACCGCATCAAGGTCCGCGTCCACGCCGCCATGGCCGCCCAAGCCCTCACCGAAGGCCGCTACCTCGGCGGCCGCCCGCCCTACGGGTACCGGCTGCACGACCTAGGCCCGCACCCCAATCCAGCCAAGGCCGCCGACGGCAAACGCCTCCACGGCCTCGAACCCGACCCCGAAACAGCCCCGATCGTCGTCCGCATCTTCAGCGAGTTCCTGCGCGGCCTGGGGCTCTTCGTCATCGCCGAGAGCCTCACCCGCGACACGATTCCCAGCCCTTCCGCCTACGACCGGGCCCGCAACCCCCACCGCGATGCCCGTGCTTGGGCCAAGAGCGCGGTCCGCGCCATCCTGACCAACCCCCGCTACACCGGCCGCCAAATCTGGAACAGACAAAGCAAGTTCGAGGTGCTCCTGGACATCGAGGATGTCTCCCTCGGCTACACCACCGCGATGCGCTGGAACACCCAGGACAAATGGATCATCTCCAAGAAGATCGTCCACACCCCGCTCATCGACGACGACACCTTCGCCCACGCCCAACAGCTACTACACCGCCGCGCCCACACTGGTGCCGCCCACCCCGTCCACCGCACCCGCAACCCCTACCTCTACCGCGGCCGCATCACCTGCCACGCCTGCACGCGCCGGATGCAGGCCCAGTGGTCACACGGCAACGCCTACTACCGCTGCCGCTTCCCTGAGGAATACGCGCTAGCCAACCGCATCCACCACCCCCGCAACGTCTACCTCCAAGAGAAGTGGATCACCCCACCACTCGACAACTGGCTCATCACCGTGTTCCAGCCCCACCGCCTCAACAACACCATCGACCTCATGGCCGCAGCCGCCCAGCCCGAGAGCTACCCAGCCCCCGCCGCGGCAGAAACCGCCCGCGCCCTCATCGCCGACTGCGACGCGAAACTCGCCACCCACCGCGCCGCCCTCGAAGCCGGCGCCGACCCCGTCGTCATCACGAAGTGGATCGCCGAAACCCAAGCCACACGCGCCCGCGCCGAATCCGACCTACGCACCGCCACCCACGGCACCCACCCCCGCCGCATGACCCGCGACGAGATCGCCCGCCTCGTCCGCTCCATCAGCGACCTCGCCGCCGCCATCCACCAAGCCGACCCCGAAGACAAAGCCGAGATCTACCACCAACTCGGACTCCAGCTCACCTACACCCCCGGCCACCAAACCATCCACGCCGAGATCGCCCCCACGCCGCACGCCCTCAACAACGACAAATCCCCACGGTTTCAGAGAAACCGTGGGGATTTGGTCCGTGTCCGAGGGGGGACTTGA
- a CDS encoding C40 family peptidase: MSSLLVKAAGGIECVILALPLLPALTVAAALGGVSTDSTTSAVPSRQAINDIPPRMLAPYQRAALACPGLSWTVLAAIGKTETDHARHPTMISTAGAFGPMQFLPSTFQAYAHPVPPGGRKPPTPWDPVDAVYAAARLLCANGARNGHNLPSAVFAYNHSHTYVSHVLTTAHRYSTATPAPTNAAAKAVAFAHAQLGTPYVWGGNGHADGGFDCSGLTQAAYEAAGITLPRIAQDQYHADPHLLMGTQLAPGDLLFFGAGPGHISHVALYTGEGQAIDAPHPGADVRQGPARTKTRAFQGATRPAARAEGGPR, encoded by the coding sequence GTGAGTTCATTGCTGGTCAAAGCCGCTGGCGGTATTGAGTGCGTGATCCTGGCCCTGCCCCTCCTCCCCGCCCTCACCGTCGCCGCAGCCCTCGGCGGAGTGTCCACGGATAGCACCACGTCGGCCGTTCCCAGTAGGCAGGCCATCAACGACATCCCGCCTCGGATGCTCGCCCCCTACCAGCGCGCCGCCCTCGCCTGCCCCGGCCTGTCCTGGACCGTCCTCGCCGCGATCGGCAAGACCGAGACCGACCACGCCCGACACCCCACCATGATCTCCACCGCAGGCGCCTTCGGCCCCATGCAATTCCTCCCCTCCACCTTCCAGGCATACGCCCACCCCGTACCCCCCGGCGGTAGAAAGCCCCCCACTCCCTGGGATCCAGTCGACGCCGTATACGCCGCCGCACGCCTGCTGTGCGCCAACGGCGCCAGGAACGGCCACAACCTCCCGTCAGCAGTCTTCGCCTACAACCACTCCCACACCTACGTCAGCCACGTCCTCACCACCGCCCACAGATACTCCACCGCCACACCGGCCCCAACCAACGCTGCGGCAAAGGCCGTTGCCTTCGCCCATGCTCAGCTCGGCACTCCCTACGTCTGGGGCGGCAACGGCCACGCCGACGGCGGCTTCGACTGCTCCGGCCTCACCCAGGCCGCCTACGAAGCCGCCGGCATCACCCTCCCTCGCATCGCTCAGGACCAGTACCACGCCGACCCTCACCTCCTGATGGGCACACAACTTGCGCCAGGAGACCTGCTGTTCTTCGGCGCTGGTCCTGGCCACATCAGCCATGTCGCGCTCTACACCGGCGAAGGGCAAGCCATCGACGCCCCGCACCCGGGAGCCGACGTGCGCCAGGGCCCTGCACGTACCAAGACCCGCGCCTTCCAGGGTGCAACCAGGCCCGCGGCGCGAGCGGAAGGCGGTCCCCGGTGA
- a CDS encoding IS3 family transposase (programmed frameshift), which yields MPKPYPKEFREDVVQVARNREPGVTLEQVAADFGVHPASLAKWLRRAGTDDGVQPAASTSESAELREARKRIRMLEQENEVLRRAAAYLSQANLPKMMYPLVRELAAADAPVRVPVAVTCRVLGLARQPYYRWLACPVTDAELTEAYRANALFDAHRDDPEFGHWFLVDEARAAGQVMAERTGWRICRDNRWLSVFGKQRGRGKNTKAGPPVHDDRVCRNFTAGAPNRLWLTDITEHATGEGKLYMCAVKDVYSGRIVGYSIDSRMKSRLAVAALESAVARRGQVAGCVVHSDRGSQFRSRKFVAFLARHRMIGSMGRVGAAGDNAAMESFFALLQNNVLDRRVWRTRQELRIAIVTWVERTYHRRRRQMRLGRLTPIEYETIMTPPAALAA from the exons ATGCCCAAGCCGTATCCGAAGGAGTTCCGCGAGGACGTCGTGCAGGTCGCGCGCAACCGCGAGCCCGGCGTCACCCTGGAGCAGGTGGCCGCTGACTTCGGCGTCCATCCGGCCTCGTTGGCCAAGTGGCTGCGCCGTGCTGGCACCGACGACGGTGTGCAGCCGGCAGCCAGTACGAGCGAGTCGGCCGAGCTGCGCGAGGCCCGGAAGCGGATCCGGATGCTGGAGCAGGAGAACGAGGTCCTCAGGCGGGCTGCGGCCTATCTGTCGCAGGCGAACCTGCCG AAAATGATGTACCCGCTCGTCCGTGAGCTGGCCGCCGCCGATGCCCCCGTGCGGGTGCCGGTGGCGGTGACGTGCCGGGTACTGGGACTGGCTCGCCAGCCCTACTACCGGTGGCTGGCCTGTCCGGTCACCGACGCCGAGCTGACCGAGGCGTACCGGGCTAACGCCCTGTTCGACGCGCATCGGGACGATCCCGAGTTCGGGCACTGGTTCCTCGTCGACGAAGCGCGGGCCGCGGGTCAGGTGATGGCCGAGCGGACCGGGTGGCGGATCTGTCGCGACAACCGCTGGTTGAGCGTGTTCGGCAAACAGAGGGGCCGTGGGAAGAACACCAAGGCCGGCCCGCCTGTCCACGACGACCGTGTGTGCAGGAACTTCACCGCCGGTGCCCCGAACCGTCTGTGGCTGACGGATATTACGGAGCATGCGACCGGTGAGGGCAAGCTGTACATGTGTGCGGTCAAGGACGTGTACTCGGGCCGCATCGTGGGCTATTCCATCGACTCCAGGATGAAGTCCCGCCTCGCGGTGGCCGCGCTGGAGTCTGCCGTCGCACGTCGCGGCCAGGTCGCTGGGTGCGTTGTTCATTCCGATCGCGGATCGCAGTTCCGATCACGGAAGTTCGTCGCTTTTCTCGCACGTCATCGCATGATCGGCTCGATGGGTAGGGTCGGTGCGGCGGGCGATAACGCGGCCATGGAGAGCTTCTTCGCGCTGTTGCAGAACAACGTCCTCGACCGGCGCGTCTGGCGGACCCGGCAAGAGCTGCGGATCGCGATCGTGACCTGGGTCGAACGGACCTACCACCGTCGCCGACGCCAGATGCGCCTCGGCCGATTGACCCCCATCGAGTACGAGACCATCATGACCCCACCTGCAGCTCTGGCTGCATAA
- a CDS encoding HD domain-containing protein gives MASYETPSAPEAVRPLLSLAEVEELARRAHAGQTDKAGRPYNEHLAAVAAGVRERGGSEEQIAAAWLHDAVEDDALSEEWLAEAALSKATKAMVRAVTKRLGEPVEEYTARILATPGALLIKESDLAHNADPARLAVLDTTTRERLTAKYARVRALLGLDGCVRRSARTDSQA, from the coding sequence ATGGCTTCCTACGAGACCCCGTCCGCGCCCGAGGCGGTGCGCCCACTGCTGTCGCTTGCAGAGGTAGAGGAACTGGCTCGGCGCGCACACGCGGGGCAAACCGACAAGGCCGGCCGCCCGTACAACGAGCATCTGGCCGCGGTCGCGGCCGGTGTTCGGGAGCGCGGTGGCAGCGAGGAGCAGATCGCGGCGGCCTGGCTTCACGATGCCGTGGAGGACGACGCACTGAGCGAGGAGTGGCTGGCGGAGGCCGCGCTCAGCAAGGCCACCAAAGCCATGGTGCGGGCCGTCACCAAGCGGCTCGGCGAGCCGGTCGAGGAGTACACCGCACGGATCCTGGCCACGCCCGGCGCGCTGTTGATCAAGGAATCCGATCTCGCGCACAACGCCGATCCGGCACGGCTGGCCGTCCTGGATACAACGACCCGGGAGCGGCTGACGGCCAAGTACGCCCGTGTTCGGGCCCTGTTGGGCCTCGACGGTTGCGTCCGAAGGTCCGCCCGCACCGACTCTCAAGCCTGA